One Sphingomonas sp. FARSPH DNA segment encodes these proteins:
- a CDS encoding sigma-54-dependent transcriptional regulator, with protein MSTESPRILVVDDDADIARAAQLLLERHGMRVATAADPDAAWVALAQRPADVILLDLNFARGRTSGEEGFALLDRLIAADRHAVVIVVTGHSGIQVAVQAMRGGAADFVIKPWSNARLLATVERGIALAQAKRDAAPLPPADAAPALLGDSAAIAAVRDLIARIAPTDAPVLLRGAAGTGKTLAASAIHRASPRADAPLVTLDAGAADAAMLDAALAEAAGASLVIDQVDRLAPGLQPVLARGLAGIRVIATSRCDRPTLIAALHEDLLDRIATIEIDLPPLAARGDDALLIARHFLAVFAGRHGKSARALTPEAARAIAADAWPDNVRGVRRAAERAVLLGTGEAHDVADLALALPPDDLSPRALASDLNLARSEETLVAAALKRHAFNVSRAAAELGLTRAALYRRMARYGL; from the coding sequence ATGTCAACCGAATCACCCCGCATCCTCGTCGTCGACGACGACGCCGACATCGCCCGCGCGGCGCAACTGCTGCTGGAGCGGCACGGCATGCGCGTCGCCACTGCCGCCGATCCCGACGCCGCCTGGGTCGCGCTGGCGCAACGGCCCGCCGACGTCATCCTGCTCGACCTCAATTTCGCGCGCGGGCGGACCAGCGGCGAAGAAGGCTTCGCGCTGCTCGACCGGCTGATCGCGGCGGACCGGCATGCTGTGGTCATCGTCGTCACCGGCCACAGCGGCATCCAGGTCGCGGTACAGGCGATGCGCGGCGGCGCGGCCGATTTCGTCATCAAGCCATGGAGCAACGCGCGCCTGCTCGCCACCGTCGAACGCGGCATCGCGCTGGCGCAGGCGAAACGCGACGCCGCGCCGTTGCCGCCCGCCGATGCCGCCCCCGCGTTGCTCGGCGACAGCGCCGCCATCGCCGCGGTCCGCGACCTGATCGCGCGGATCGCGCCGACCGATGCGCCCGTGCTGCTGCGCGGGGCGGCCGGCACCGGCAAGACGCTGGCCGCGTCCGCGATCCACCGCGCTTCGCCGCGCGCCGACGCGCCGCTGGTGACGCTGGACGCCGGGGCGGCGGATGCGGCGATGCTCGACGCCGCGCTGGCGGAGGCGGCGGGCGCCAGCCTGGTGATCGACCAGGTCGACCGGCTCGCACCCGGCCTGCAGCCCGTGCTCGCACGCGGCCTCGCGGGCATACGCGTGATCGCGACCAGCCGGTGCGACCGCCCGACGCTGATCGCTGCGCTGCACGAGGATCTGCTCGACCGGATCGCGACGATCGAGATCGACCTGCCCCCGCTCGCCGCGCGCGGCGACGATGCGCTTCTGATCGCACGCCATTTCCTCGCCGTCTTCGCGGGCCGTCACGGCAAGTCCGCCCGTGCGCTGACGCCGGAGGCGGCGCGCGCGATCGCCGCCGATGCCTGGCCCGACAATGTGCGCGGAGTGCGCCGCGCCGCGGAGCGTGCGGTGCTGCTCGGCACGGGCGAGGCACATGACGTCGCCGATCTCGCCCTGGCACTGCCGCCCGACGACCTTTCGCCGCGTGCGCTCGCCAGCGACCTCAATCTCGCGCGCAGCGAGGAGACGCTGGTTGCCGCCGCGCTCAAGCGTCACGCCTTCAATGTCAGTCGCGCCGCCGCCGAACTCGGGCTGACGCGCGCCGCGCTCTATCGCCGCATGGCGCGCTATGGCCTCTGA
- a CDS encoding efflux RND transporter periplasmic adaptor subunit produces the protein MDRRIERPGARRRKRIVRIAIGVAIACAAVALWWLMPGGNSLAVDAQGIRTGAVVREAFRDFVPLRAEVAPLRTVYVAAVQGGSVAQVIAADGTMVAAGAPLARLSNPGLELDVASRSAGIVGQLSANSGAALSVQRTRQDSARDIADARNALSKAQTALRQKQVLYDKGFVTAAAIDPLREEVVYQTNRVAALTAGQAQANGTLADQSAGITATARELRESLAMVRASLAALTVRAPVAGRLTAFTIQPGQILKAGDPVGQIDSEGQWKLVADVDQFYLGRVRTGLAARADLDGTSYPLHVIRILPQVTEGRFRVEFGFDGRVPAGLNRGQTLDVRLILGADRPAIVAPAGGWLDAGGATAFVMDGSGRAVRRPIQTGRRNPDQVEVTGGLNPGERIVTTPLATYAQYQTLLIR, from the coding sequence ATGGATCGCCGTATCGAACGCCCGGGCGCTCGGCGCCGCAAGCGGATCGTGCGGATCGCGATCGGCGTCGCGATCGCCTGCGCCGCCGTCGCCTTGTGGTGGCTGATGCCGGGGGGCAACAGCCTGGCGGTCGATGCGCAGGGCATCCGCACCGGTGCCGTCGTGCGCGAGGCGTTCCGCGATTTCGTGCCGCTGCGTGCCGAAGTCGCGCCCTTGCGCACCGTCTACGTCGCCGCGGTGCAGGGCGGATCGGTGGCCCAGGTGATCGCCGCGGACGGTACGATGGTCGCCGCGGGTGCGCCACTCGCGCGGCTGTCCAACCCCGGGCTCGAGCTGGACGTCGCCAGCCGCTCGGCGGGCATCGTCGGCCAGCTCAGCGCGAACAGCGGCGCGGCGCTCTCCGTGCAGCGCACCCGCCAGGACAGCGCCCGCGACATCGCCGATGCGCGCAACGCGCTGTCGAAGGCGCAAACCGCGCTGCGCCAGAAACAGGTGCTGTACGACAAGGGATTCGTCACCGCCGCCGCGATCGACCCCTTGCGCGAAGAGGTCGTCTATCAGACGAACCGCGTCGCCGCGCTGACCGCGGGACAGGCGCAGGCGAACGGCACGCTCGCCGACCAGTCCGCCGGCATCACCGCGACCGCGCGCGAATTGCGCGAAAGCCTGGCGATGGTGCGCGCGAGCCTCGCGGCGCTGACCGTACGCGCGCCAGTCGCGGGGCGGCTGACCGCCTTCACCATCCAGCCCGGCCAGATCCTGAAGGCCGGCGACCCCGTCGGCCAGATCGATTCGGAAGGCCAGTGGAAGCTCGTCGCCGACGTCGACCAATTCTACCTCGGCCGGGTGCGGACGGGCCTTGCCGCGCGCGCCGACCTCGACGGCACGAGCTATCCGCTCCACGTCATCCGCATCCTGCCGCAGGTGACCGAAGGGCGCTTCCGCGTCGAATTCGGGTTCGACGGCCGCGTGCCGGCGGGACTCAACCGGGGCCAGACGCTGGACGTGCGCCTGATCCTCGGCGCGGACCGCCCCGCGATCGTCGCGCCGGCGGGCGGCTGGCTGGATGCGGGCGGCGCCACCGCCTTCGTCATGGACGGCAGCGGCCGCGCCGTGCGCCGCCCGATCCAGACCGGTCGCCGCAACCCCGACCAGGTCGAGGTGACCGGCGGGCTCAATCCCGGCGAGCGCATCGTGACGACGCCGCTCGCCACCTACGCCCAATACCAGACCCTCCTCATCCGATAG
- a CDS encoding ABC transporter ATP-binding protein has protein sequence MIQLQDVSRTYASDEVETTALGGIDLHVEKGEFVAIMGPSGCGKSTLLNILGTIDRPSGGKYLFEGEDIAAAPEAALAKLRRDRLGFVFQSFNLIDELTIAENVALGLAYRAMPAREKKERIAAAMDRVGIAHRQRHHPHQLSGGQQQRAAIARAIVGEPRLILADEPTGNLDTANGAQVMEILQQLNAEGATIVMVTHSPAHADIAKRTVHMLDGRILASARLAA, from the coding sequence ATGATCCAGCTTCAGGACGTCAGCCGCACCTATGCCTCCGACGAGGTCGAGACGACCGCCTTGGGCGGCATCGACCTCCACGTCGAAAAGGGCGAATTCGTCGCCATCATGGGGCCGTCGGGCTGCGGCAAGTCGACTTTGCTCAACATCCTGGGCACGATCGACCGGCCGAGCGGCGGCAAATATCTGTTCGAGGGCGAGGACATCGCCGCGGCGCCCGAGGCGGCGCTGGCGAAGCTGCGCCGCGACCGGCTGGGCTTCGTGTTCCAGAGCTTCAACCTGATCGACGAGCTGACGATCGCGGAGAATGTCGCGCTCGGCCTCGCCTACCGCGCGATGCCCGCGCGCGAGAAGAAGGAGCGGATCGCCGCGGCGATGGACCGCGTCGGCATCGCGCATCGCCAGCGCCATCACCCGCACCAATTGTCGGGCGGTCAGCAACAGCGCGCCGCGATCGCGCGCGCGATCGTCGGCGAACCGCGCCTGATCCTGGCGGACGAACCGACCGGCAACCTAGACACCGCGAACGGCGCGCAGGTCATGGAGATTCTGCAACAGCTCAACGCGGAGGGCGCGACGATCGTCATGGTCACGCACAGCCCCGCGCATGCCGACATCGCCAAGCGCACCGTCCACATGCTCGACGGCCGCATCCTCGCCTCCGCGCGGTTGGCGGCGTGA